GTGAGATAGCCATGCATCTCGTTTACCAGACTTGAATAGGAATAATTGCCCATCAGTGATCCGCTTTAGTGAAGAGAAACTCCAGAATATAGCACCACCATGCTCTGGTATGGTCATAACCAAAATCATCTCTCCAGTCCTGTACTTGGAACTATTGGGGTTGCATTATGCTGGTGTCTGATGAGCGTTTGCCATAGATGGACAATCCTGGGTTTGGGCATGTTATTTCAACATCTTGAGTTGGAGAGACAGCCAACATTATTGAATGTGGGCTATTAACTTGTTTTAGTTTACAGCCATGAATTCCACAGATGGACTTTTGCAATATAAGAAATGTGCATCTGTCCTCTCAATTGTGTCTTGAGCTTTCTTTCATTTGGGTGAAAAGAGAAGGCACTCATCAGTACTCATTCTGTATTGAGGACTTCTGATTAACTTCCAAAGTTTATCTCTTCACCTGTCTCCAGTAGAGAATTTTCAATGTACTTTTTCTGGTCTTTCTGGAAGAAGTGTTTTCTTCTAACATTGAACGAAATAATTTGGTCTCATTTTTTTAGAGTGGCGAAGTGATTTAGACAGCTGGGCTACCACAATGTTCCTGTTTCACAGCATTAATAGCAAAGGGTTTTAGATGGGTGGGCTAGTCTTAATAGGAGTGGGGAGGGTAGATTGGCTGTTTCCCTTAACAAAGGAATCGAACAAGTAACTTTCACAAAAGAAGTACAAATagtcaataaacaagaaaaacatcaaacaaagATATTTAAGAAGAGATATCCCTGCTGTTTGGCAAGGATATGGGGGAAATGGGAACTCATAAActactggtgggagtgtaaaactATACAAACTTtttggaggacagtttggcaACATAAaccttaatgttttttttttttaaacctatttatttatttatttatttattttggctgcgttgggtctttgctgctgcgctgaggcaggctttctctagttgcggcgagcggggctactcttcgttgtggtgtgcaggctcctcattgcggtggcttctcttgttgcagagcacgggctctgggtgcacaggcttcagtaggtgcgggctgtgggctcagtagttgtggtgcgtgggcttagttgctccgtggcatgtgggatcgtcccggaccagggctcgaacccgtgtcccctgcgttggcaggcggattcttaaccactgtgccaccagggaagtccaaccttaatgttcttaatttttttttttttctttttgatgtggaccagttttaaagtctttattgaatttgttacagtattgcttctgttttatgttttggttttttggccacgaggcatgtgggatcttagctccccgacctgggatcgaacccgaaccccctgcattggaaggtgaagtctcaaccactggatcgccagggaagtccctaaaccttAATGTTCTTaccctttgatccagcaattgcatttCAAGGAGTTTATCATAAGGAAGTAGTAAAAATGTTCATTAGTAGACCAGAACAAAAACACTCATAACAGCATTGTTTGCAATAGTGAAAAGTTGGGAATATTTTATAGCCATTAAAAGTCATATTCTTGAAGAATATGgggaaatttttattatataaatattatataatagaatattgtataaagtaaaacatttttattttatagtaggAAAAGGGGTAAGGTATAAAATGATAGTAATCtagttataaaaatgtatttatgatgtgtgtgtgtatatatacctatataaaaAACCTGGGAGGTTGTAGCTCAGTGGATTATAAGAGTGTCCTGTGGCAGGGTTAAggctgattaaaaaataaactccaggggcttccctggtggcgcagtggttgagagtctgcctgccaatgcaggggacacgggttcaagccctggtctgggaggatcccacatgccgcggagcaactaggcccgtgagccacaactactgagcctgcgcgtctggagcctgtgctccgcaacaagagaggccgcaacagtgagaggcccgcgcaccgcgatgaagagtggcccccacttgccgcaactagagaaagcccttgcacagaaacgaagacccaacacagccataaataaataaataaataaataatagggaaacaaaacaaaacaaaaaaacctccatgAAAAACAGTGTTCTATAGAGCTATGCATTCCTTTATCAGGAAACCAAATAGTAAAGAATCCAATTAAGATATTGATATTTTGGGTGCTTAGCAGAGTGCAAGTTAAAGGTTTGTATTCCTCGTTAGAAACTTTGTTTCTTATTTGAAgcaaaatacattcatttattatcCTTCAATTCTAGAATCTCAGGATAGGGAGGAAATGCAGTTTAAAGTATGCCCTGTGTCAAAGGCCTCACCATCTTTGTGTCATGTGAATTTTAAGCATTCCTAATATGTCCTTCCTCTTGGACCCTTAGTGTGTCATCAGTTTGAGGATTTTAACACTTCTTCATTTTCCTGAGCATCCTTGTTTACCTTTTTTCAAGACCTGTTTGTTTCTAAGGGAACAGTCCAGTTTCCATGTTTTATTTAAGTGAAGATCTTATGAGTTGATTTTCAAGCAGTTAgcttcttagtttttctttttagttgtcaGAAGTGAGATTGAGGTCATTAATTGTAGATTAAAAAGATAGTCTAAAACTTTTTCTTATTAGGAATTGTACATTCTAGGTGTGAAGATACGAATGTATGATCCTGGTGTAGGTACCAAGCTCTCCCCACCTCTTCCTGGGATAGCTGCTGGGACTTATGAAAAAGGAGGGCTTGCTACATTTCCTGAGGTTGAAAAGAAGATTGTAACACAGCCTTGAACCGTTTGTACCCTGTAAATGGAATAGCAACAGAACACTTGGGGAGAATGAACAAGAAGTCTCCACGTTGCTCTGTCTTTGATCCAGTATGAGAGCATGTCATGACTGGCGTGGTTGGTCTATCATAGCCTACTGACTCTGCTGCAGGTGGTGATAGGCATCTTTCTTCCCAGGGAATGTTTGAGCTACAAAGTATGATTTTTAGTTTACTATTAGGAGAAGCAGTTATTTATTctagacaggttttttttttgtttgtttgtttctttctttctgattaaaTATTGACTAAATGTGTTTGGGAAATGCTTAAAATCTACATTGCATCTCCAGTATAATGTATCTTTAAATAATAccctgctctgtttttttccagGGGTGAGCCCCTCCAGACTCCGAATAGGAGATCAAGAATTTGATTCATTGCCTGCTTTACTGGAATTCTACAAAATACACTATTTGGACACTACAACATTGATAGAACCAGTTTCCAGATCCAGGCAGGGTAGTGGAGTGATTCTCAGGCAGGAGGAGGCAGAGTATGTACGAGCCCTCTTTGACTTTAATGGGAATGATGAAGAAGATCTTCCCTTTAAGAAAGGAGACATCCTGAGAATCCGGGATAAGCCTGAAGAGCAGTGGTGGAATGCGGAGGACAGCGAAGGCAAGAGGGGGATGATTCCAGTCCCTTACGTCGAGAAGTATAGACCTGCCTCCGCCTCAGTATCGGCTCTGATTGGAGGTAACCAGGAGGGTTCCCACCCACAGCCACTGGGTGGGCCGGAGCCCGGGCCCTATGCCCAACCCAGCGTCAACACTCCGCTCCCTAACCTCCAGAATGGGCCCATTTATGCCAGGGTAATCCAGAAGCGAGTCCCTAATGCCTACGACAAGACAGCCTTGGCTTTGGAGGTACATAATGTGCAAAATGTAGAAAGAAGAGATCTGCTACAGGGTCTCCCTTTCAGACCTCTTAGAGCTTTGTAGGAATGCTGAATACAAGCAACAGCATTGTGATGTTGTTATAGATGTCGAATGGTACTTTACCATTAAGTACTGATTTTGGCATTTAATGttgggttttctcttttttatagaaAACCTATTTTGGAATGAGTAAGCTTAAAACTGTA
This Balaenoptera acutorostrata chromosome 20, mBalAcu1.1, whole genome shotgun sequence DNA region includes the following protein-coding sequences:
- the CRK gene encoding adapter molecule crk isoform X2 yields the protein MAGNFDSEERSSWYWGRLSRQEAVALLQGQRHGVFLVRDSSTSPGDYVLSVSENSRVSHYIINSSGPRPPVPPSPAQPPPGVSPSRLRIGDQEFDSLPALLEFYKIHYLDTTTLIEPVSRSRQGSGVILRQEEAEYVRALFDFNGNDEEDLPFKKGDILRIRDKPEEQWWNAEDSEGKRGMIPVPYVEKYRPASASVSALIGGR
- the CRK gene encoding adapter molecule crk isoform X1, whose product is MAGNFDSEERSSWYWGRLSRQEAVALLQGQRHGVFLVRDSSTSPGDYVLSVSENSRVSHYIINSSGPRPPVPPSPAQPPPGVSPSRLRIGDQEFDSLPALLEFYKIHYLDTTTLIEPVSRSRQGSGVILRQEEAEYVRALFDFNGNDEEDLPFKKGDILRIRDKPEEQWWNAEDSEGKRGMIPVPYVEKYRPASASVSALIGGNQEGSHPQPLGGPEPGPYAQPSVNTPLPNLQNGPIYARVIQKRVPNAYDKTALALEVGELVKVTKINVSGQWEGECNGKRGHFPFTHVRLLDQQNPDEDFS